The genomic window CCCAGGTGCAGCATCTGGATGGAATTGCACTGAAAAGGCTGGATGATTTTTATGTTTAACCCCTTCAACTGATCCGTCATTAATATCAACGTGAGTTAACATTAATTCTGTTGTATCTAAACTATCAAGCGACACAGCATACCCGTGATTTTGAGAGGTGAAGTACACCGAGTCAGAGGCAATCTCTCTGACAGCATGATTGCCACCGCGATGTCCAAAACGCATTTTATACGTATCTGCTCCATTAGCTAAACTTAATAACTGATGTCCTAGACAAATACCAAAAATTGGGACAACCCCTTGAATTTTTAAAATCGTTTTTAACACAAGTGGTAAATCTTTTGGATTTCCTGGTCCGTTTGATAGCATCACGCCATCAGGTCGATAAGATAAAATCTCTTTTGCACTTGTGTCATAGGGAACAACTGTAATATGACAATCACGTTTGATTAATTCTCTTAATATACTTTGCTTCATACCAAAATCAATCATCACCACGTTTGCGCCAGTTCCTGGAATGCTATAAGGTTTAGTAGTTGAAACAGCTTGGACTTGTGTTGATGGTAAAACCGTCGCTCTTAATTGGTCGTAAGCATGGTTTATGTCAGACACAACATCTATAATGCTTGCCTTCATTGCTCCTTTTTCACGAATTTTTTTCGTTAACGCACGAGTGTCAATCCCGCTGATTCCTGGAACACCTTTTTCTTTAAGGAATTCATCTAGCGTTGCTTGTGAGCGCCAGTTTGATGCCACTCTAGCGACATCTCTGACCACAACAGCAGAACAAGCTGGAGACATGGATTCAAAATCATCACGATTTATTCCATAATTTCCAATTGTTGGATAAGTGAATAATAATATTTGCCCTTTAAAACTTGGATCCGTCATCATTTCTTGGTATCCACTCATTCCTGTTGTAAATACTAACTCACCAGTAGCTGAACTTGGCGCACCAAATCCTTCTCCTTCATAACATGTTCCATCTTCTAAGATTAACAGTCGTTTCATATGACTTACGCCTCCTTTTTATTCCAAACCAATTTCCCTTTTACAAAGGTATATAATGTGTCTCCAACAACTTTTTCTCCACTAAATGGCGTATTATGTGATTTTGAAACAAACGCTTCAGGTATGACCACTTCTTCATCTAAGTCAAAGATGGCAATATCCGCATCTGCTCCAATGTTTAATGATCCTGTTTCTAAATTAAATAGTTTTGATGGTGCTTCTGTCATCCAATACACCACTTGCTCGAGTGTAAAACGATTCGTTTTTACAAAGTGTGTGTACATTAAAGCAAAGGCTGTTTCACTTCCCACGATTCCAAATGGTGAATCAATCATGCTTTGATTTTTTTCTTCGTGTCCATGTGGTGCGTGATCTGTAGCGATACAATCAATCGTTCCATCCAGTAATCCGTCAATTAATGCTTGTTGATCATCAGTTGCTCTTAGTGGCGGATTCATTTTAAAGTAACCATGATCATGTGTAATATCACAATCTGTCATGATTAAATGATGTGGACACACTTCACAGGTAACATGGATGCCATTTTTTTTCGCTTGTCTGATGACTTCAACGCTTTCTTTGGTTGAAACATGACAGACATGATAATGAACGCCTGTTTCTTTTGCTAATAACACGTCTCTAGCAATTTGTGATGATTCAGTCGCGCTCATAATACCAGGTAAGCCTAACTCTTTTGATTTCTCACCTAAATGCATCACGCCACCAAATAATAAACTCTCATCTTCAGTGTGGGCTACAATCGCCATGTCAAGCGCTGCTGCTTCTTTCATTGCTTCATACATGACTCCAGCAGTTTGCACACCCACACCATCATTTGTAAAAGCAAATGCACCAGCTTTTTTTAATCCAGCAAAGTCAACTAACTTTTCTGTGTTTAATTCTTTTGTAATAGGTGCATATTGCAAGATGTTTACCACGCTATCTTTTTCGATTCGTTGATACATGTCTGTCAAACGCTCTGGTGTATCTGGCACTGGATTAAGGTTTGGCATGGCACACACTGTGGTAAATCCACCTTTAGCCGCTGAACGACTACCTGTTTCGATTGTTTCTTTGTATTCAAATCCAGGCTCTCTAAAATGCACATGAACATCAACTAATCCTGGTGTTATCAATCCGTTTTTTGCATCAATAACTTGTTCAAAACTCTCTGCTGTTTCAGTAAACTGACCAATCCCTTTGATTTTCCCTTCTTCAATCCAAACATCGACAGGAATTAACTGATTTCTACTTGTAACCACTCGGCCATTTTTAATTAATGTTTTCATGTTCATCCTCCTAAGATTTTCCTTGTAAAATGGCTTCTAATATTGCCATTCTCATAAATACACCATTGGTCATCTGTTGCGTGATGCGTGATTGGTAACTTTCGACTAAGTCATCAGCTAGCTCGACATCACGATTGACCGGAGCAGGGTGCATGATAATCGCTTTTTCTTTCATTTTTGTTGCACGTTCGCTGGTTAAACCATGTTGTTGGTGATATTCTTCTTTTGAAAAACTTTCCCCTTCATCGTGACGCTCGTGCTGCACACGTAACATCATCATCACGTCTACTTTATCTAATACGTCATCTATTGGTAAGTAAGTCCCGTATGCTTCATATTTCTTGTTGTACCATTCTTCTGGTCCACAGAAATAAAGATTGGCTCCAAGACGTTTTAACATCTTCATGTTTGAGTTTGCCACACGAGAATGGGTTAAATCGCCACAGATTGCAATATTTAAATTGTCAAAATGTCCGAATTCTTCATAAATTGTTAACAGATCAAGTAAACATTGCGTTGGGTGATTACCACTCCCATCGCCACCGTTGATGATGGATGTCGTGATTGTTTTACTTTGAATTAATTCATTGTAATAATCTTCTTCCCAGTGACGAATCACACACGCATGCACACCGATTGCTGACATCGTCAACACAGTGTCATATAACGATTCGCCTTTTGATACTGAACTTGTTTTTGCATCAAATTCTATTACATCGATGCCCATTTTTTTCTCTGCGACTTCAAAACTTTTATGTGTCCTTGTGCTGTTTTCAAAGAATAGATTAGCAACAAAATATTGTTGATTTGGTAATTGAGATTTTTCTCCGTGTTTAAACTGCTGTGCACGTTTAATTAATCCCATCACTTCTTGGTCACTTAATGATTCTGCAGTTAGTAAATGTTTTAAACTAATTTTCTCCGATGTAATAATCATTTGAGCCTCTCCTTTTTATTCTAATTCGCTTTTCGCTTTTTCAGGTAAAATCAAGTTCAGTATAATCCCAAACAATGTTGCTAGAGCCATACCAGAAACTGCTACTGCTCCAACTTGGAAGGTTAATCCGCCGATTCCCACTACTAAGATAACTGAGGCAATCAACAAGTTACGTTTTAAGTTAAAATCAATTTTATTATCAATCAAGATTTTCAATCCGCTTGAAGCAATCACTCCGAATAGGATAAAACTAATTCCCGCAATAACTGGGTTAGGAATACTTTGAATAATCGCGGTTAGTTTTCCGACAAAACTTAATCCCATTGCTAGGGCTGCCGCTCCACCGATGACAAACACACTGTGTACGCGAGTAATCGCTAGTACGCCGATATTCTCACCATAACTTGTAACAGGAGGACCGCCAACTAAACCAGCGACGATTTGTGCTAATCCGTCACCTTTAAGTGTTTTATCTAATCCTGGCTCTTTGAAGAAATCTCGTTTTGTTAATTTGTTTAATACCATTAAGTGACCAATGTGTTCTGTCATCGTCACAAACGCGATAGGTGCCATGGTCACAATCGCGGTTAAGTAAAATTTTGGTGTGTAAGTCACAAATGGTGCTTGAAAGTCAGGTAAAGCAAACCATGCTGCTTGTCTAATTGGCTCAACATCGACAATTCCAACTGCTAATGCGATAAAGTAACCACACACAATTCCTAGTAATATTGGGATAAGTCCCATAAACCCTTTAAGATACATATTAAAGAAAATCGTTAGTGACATCGTAATCAAGGCAACTGCAATGTATTTCACACTGTAAACTTGTTCGCCATTTGCTCCAACTGCATACATCGCTTGACTTGCTGCATTTCCAGCTAACCCAAGTCCGATTACCATGACAACTGGTCCAACCACAATCGCTGGAAGCAATTTATCTAACCAAGCTGATCCTGCTCGCTTCACAATCGCTGAAACAATTAAGTAGACAATCCCCGTTGTGATAGCTCCCAAGGCAACTGCCGGATACCCATCATCTTTCATTAACATTTGCATCGCTGCAATAAACGCAAAACTACTTCCTAAGTAAGCAGGGATTTTTCCTTTTGTTACGATGAGATAGACAATCGTTCCAAGTCCTGAACTAAACAGGGCAATTCCTGGGTTAATGCCGACTAATATTGGTACTAGTACTGTGGCACCAAACATCGTAAACAAATGTTGTAAGCTAAGTCCTAGCCACTTAATTCCTTTCGGCTTATCATGTATATCCAATACAACATCTGGGTTTCTATAGTTTTCTTTCATTTGACAGTCTCCTTTATAATAAAAAATCCTCGTTTCATTTTTAGAAACGAGGTGCACGAAAACAAATTGGTGTTTGACTTTTTCCACCAATTGTTACTGCTTTTCCTAGTCTCTCTGTACTCGATTAAAAAGCTTATTTAATTAAGTTGTTTAATTTTGATTTCATCTTTACCATCATATTCTTCCACAGATACAATAATTTGTTCTGTTTTTGATGTTGGAATATTTTTACCTACGTAATCAGCACGAATTGGTAACTCTCTATGTCCTCTATCAACTAATACGGCTAATGAAATCTTTTCAGGACGACCAATATCCATGATCGCATCTAGTGCTGCACGAATCGTTCTACCTGTAAAAATAACGTCATCGACTAAAATGACTTCTTTATCTTCTATTGAAAAGGGAATATTTGAAGCATGAACTTCAGGTGTGTCGTGTTCATTGACATGATTATCATCTCTGTATAATGTAATATCTAGCTCGCCGACAGGAATGTCTTTTCCTTCTAATTGTTTTAATCTCTCAGCAATTCGATTAGCTAGATAAATGCCGCGTGTTTTGATCCCAATCAACACGATATCGTCAATGCCTTTATGTCGTTCAATAATTTCATAAGTAATACGTGTCAATGCTCGTTTCATTGTCATGTCATCCACTACTACTTTTTCAGTCATTAAAGTTCCCCCTAAATTTTTTAAACAAAAAACCCTCTCATCCATCAAAGAATAAGAGGGTTGTGTTTTGCCATAGTGATATAAGGATACACTGATCCTTATCAATACATATTACACGCTCCTTCTTAGCCTCTCTGGACTACTCTTAAAGGACTGTTCTGTTTTATTGTACTGAGTATAACGCACTCATTTGTAAATATCAATCATTATTTTCGATTTCCTTTAATGTTTGTTTAAATATTTCTGGTAACTCAGAATCAAAGGTCATCAGCTCTCCTGTTGTTGGATGAGTAAAGGCTAATGTTTTAGCGTGTAAGAACTGCCCATTTCCTTTTATCGTTTTCTTCGGTCCATATAATGGATCTCCTACGATTGGGTAGCCAATGTAATCCATGTGAACACGAATTTGATGTGTTCGTCCTGTTTCAAGTACACACTCAATTAACGTGTAATCTAAAAATCTTTCTAATACAGTGAAATGCGTCACCGCTTCTTTACCATCAGAAATAATCGCTTGTTTTTGACGATTATCTTTACTTCGTCCAATCGGTGCATCTATTTTTCCTTTTTCATGTGGAATTACACCATGAACTAACGCCACATATTTTCTCAATGTTTTTCTTTCTCTTAGTTCATCTTGCAACGCAACATGCGCTGCATCATTTTTTGCGACCATTAACAACCCAGACGTATCTTTATCAATACGGTGTACAATCCCTGGACGAATCACGTCGTTTATACTTGAAAGTGAGTCAGCATGAAATAATAACGCATTAACAAGCGTTCCACTTGGATGCCCCATAGATGGATGCACGACCATGCCTTGAGGTTTATTCACGACTATCACATCGTCATCTTCATAGACAATCTCAAGCGGAATATCTTGTGCTTCTAACGTTAATTCTTTAGGTTCAGGTACTTGAATATCAATATTATCTTGGTTCTTCACTTTATAATTTGCTTTGACGATCTCACCATTTACACTGACTGCTTCTTCTTTTAACCAGCTTTGGATTTGTGAACGAGAATAGTCTGGATAGATTTCTGCCAAGACTTTATCGATTCTCCCCTTTTTATCTTCTACTACATAATGTAATTGTGTCATTTATTATCTCCTTCATTCAACTTGCTCACTTAGTTTATCATAAAACTTTAAGTGATTCACTAATTCCATGACGAATTTAGGTAAAACAAAAAAAGAGACGACATTCGCCTCTTCTTTTTATTCTTCATTAATTTCAGTTGTTGTTCCTGGTGTATTGAATTTATCTTTATCAAACGTGCCTTCCCATTTATCGACAACTACCGCAGATACCATACTTCCGGCAACGTTTAACATGGTACGTCCCATATCAACAATTGGGTCAATACCAAATACAGCACCAATACTAGAAATAGCTGATCCGTATCCTAAACCATTTAATGTGACCGTTGCGGCAACAGTAGCCGTTCCTGGTACACCGGCAATCCCGATAGATCCAACTGTAACGACAACAACTACTAAGACAAAGAATGAAAAGTCCATTGTCGCACCCGCTGCAGCAGCGACAAGTGTTCCTAACATCGCAGGG from Vagococcus martis includes these protein-coding regions:
- a CDS encoding solute carrier family 23 protein, with the translated sequence MKENYRNPDVVLDIHDKPKGIKWLGLSLQHLFTMFGATVLVPILVGINPGIALFSSGLGTIVYLIVTKGKIPAYLGSSFAFIAAMQMLMKDDGYPAVALGAITTGIVYLIVSAIVKRAGSAWLDKLLPAIVVGPVVMVIGLGLAGNAASQAMYAVGANGEQVYSVKYIAVALITMSLTIFFNMYLKGFMGLIPILLGIVCGYFIALAVGIVDVEPIRQAAWFALPDFQAPFVTYTPKFYLTAIVTMAPIAFVTMTEHIGHLMVLNKLTKRDFFKEPGLDKTLKGDGLAQIVAGLVGGPPVTSYGENIGVLAITRVHSVFVIGGAAALAMGLSFVGKLTAIIQSIPNPVIAGISFILFGVIASSGLKILIDNKIDFNLKRNLLIASVILVVGIGGLTFQVGAVAVSGMALATLFGIILNLILPEKAKSELE
- the pyrR gene encoding bifunctional pyr operon transcriptional regulator/uracil phosphoribosyltransferase PyrR, with protein sequence MTEKVVVDDMTMKRALTRITYEIIERHKGIDDIVLIGIKTRGIYLANRIAERLKQLEGKDIPVGELDITLYRDDNHVNEHDTPEVHASNIPFSIEDKEVILVDDVIFTGRTIRAALDAIMDIGRPEKISLAVLVDRGHRELPIRADYVGKNIPTSKTEQIIVSVEEYDGKDEIKIKQLN
- a CDS encoding dihydroorotase, encoding MKTLIKNGRVVTSRNQLIPVDVWIEEGKIKGIGQFTETAESFEQVIDAKNGLITPGLVDVHVHFREPGFEYKETIETGSRSAAKGGFTTVCAMPNLNPVPDTPERLTDMYQRIEKDSVVNILQYAPITKELNTEKLVDFAGLKKAGAFAFTNDGVGVQTAGVMYEAMKEAAALDMAIVAHTEDESLLFGGVMHLGEKSKELGLPGIMSATESSQIARDVLLAKETGVHYHVCHVSTKESVEVIRQAKKNGIHVTCEVCPHHLIMTDCDITHDHGYFKMNPPLRATDDQQALIDGLLDGTIDCIATDHAPHGHEEKNQSMIDSPFGIVGSETAFALMYTHFVKTNRFTLEQVVYWMTEAPSKLFNLETGSLNIGADADIAIFDLDEEVVIPEAFVSKSHNTPFSGEKVVGDTLYTFVKGKLVWNKKEA
- a CDS encoding aspartate carbamoyltransferase catalytic subunit, whose translation is MIITSEKISLKHLLTAESLSDQEVMGLIKRAQQFKHGEKSQLPNQQYFVANLFFENSTRTHKSFEVAEKKMGIDVIEFDAKTSSVSKGESLYDTVLTMSAIGVHACVIRHWEEDYYNELIQSKTITTSIINGGDGSGNHPTQCLLDLLTIYEEFGHFDNLNIAICGDLTHSRVANSNMKMLKRLGANLYFCGPEEWYNKKYEAYGTYLPIDDVLDKVDVMMMLRVQHERHDEGESFSKEEYHQQHGLTSERATKMKEKAIIMHPAPVNRDVELADDLVESYQSRITQQMTNGVFMRMAILEAILQGKS
- a CDS encoding RluA family pseudouridine synthase encodes the protein MTQLHYVVEDKKGRIDKVLAEIYPDYSRSQIQSWLKEEAVSVNGEIVKANYKVKNQDNIDIQVPEPKELTLEAQDIPLEIVYEDDDVIVVNKPQGMVVHPSMGHPSGTLVNALLFHADSLSSINDVIRPGIVHRIDKDTSGLLMVAKNDAAHVALQDELRERKTLRKYVALVHGVIPHEKGKIDAPIGRSKDNRQKQAIISDGKEAVTHFTVLERFLDYTLIECVLETGRTHQIRVHMDYIGYPIVGDPLYGPKKTIKGNGQFLHAKTLAFTHPTTGELMTFDSELPEIFKQTLKEIENND
- a CDS encoding carbamoyl phosphate synthase small subunit, with the translated sequence MKRLLILEDGTCYEGEGFGAPSSATGELVFTTGMSGYQEMMTDPSFKGQILLFTYPTIGNYGINRDDFESMSPACSAVVVRDVARVASNWRSQATLDEFLKEKGVPGISGIDTRALTKKIREKGAMKASIIDVVSDINHAYDQLRATVLPSTQVQAVSTTKPYSIPGTGANVVMIDFGMKQSILRELIKRDCHITVVPYDTSAKEILSYRPDGVMLSNGPGNPKDLPLVLKTILKIQGVVPIFGICLGHQLLSLANGADTYKMRFGHRGGNHAVREIASDSVYFTSQNHGYAVSLDSLDTTELMLTHVDINDGSVEGVKHKNHPAFSVQFHPDAAPGPHDAESIFDEFIELMENWGNKHA